The Sesamum indicum cultivar Zhongzhi No. 13 linkage group LG6, S_indicum_v1.0, whole genome shotgun sequence genome has a segment encoding these proteins:
- the LOC105164564 gene encoding ACT domain-containing protein ACR2 isoform X2, translating to MNLTISKGYISCDAGWFMDVFHVKDERGNKITDQRVINYIQQDIGSNGITSPKAKALTNLESQANEPKAIEMTGKDRPGLFSEISAVLADLGCNIIEAHAWSHNAHLACVVYISDKSTDTPIDDHRLHAIEDHLTTVLRATSSAATEEHANQQEVKPAGLPKGQLCTTTKVERRLHQLMVSVRDFDVPVQHKRSPTSAADSDEEDRKASISIESCIEKGYSIVTIQCKDRRRLMFDTVCTLTDMQYVIFHASIDSYGGYAYQEYFIRHADGCALNTESEKDKVIKCLEAAIERRVCEGVRLELCAYNRVGLLSDITRVLRENGLAVLRADVATRGEKSVNAFYVRDISGNNVDLDFIKSMKREMGEIDLSVMEETTNYRPTSTERPKFSIGEMLKSQIERFSHSFVAIK from the exons ATGAACCTCACCATATCAAAAGGTTACATTTCTTGTGATGCAGGATGGTTCATGGATG TTTTTCATGTTAAAGATGAGCGAGGCAACAAAATTACTGATCAAAGGGTTATCAACTACATACAGCAG GATATTGGTTCCAATGGCATAACCAGTCCCAAGGCAAAGGCCCTAACCAATTTGGAGTCTCAAGCCAATGAGCCTAAAGCAATTGAAATGACAGGAAAGGACAGGCCGGGCCTATTTTCAGAGATATCAGCAGTGCTAGCTGATCTTGGTTGCAACATAATTGAAGCACATGCGTGGAGCCACAATGCACATTTGGCCTGTGTCGTGTACATTTCGGATAAATCAACGGACACCCCAATTGATGATCACCGGCTCCATGCCATTGAGGACCATTTGACCACTGTCCTCCGAGCCACCAGTAGTGCTGCCACAGAAGAACATGCTAACCAGCAAGAAGTTAAGCCAGCAGGCCTTCCTAAGGGGCAATTATGCACCACAACTAAAGTAGAGCGTCGGTTGCACCAACTAATGGTTTCCGTCAGGGACTTTGACGTGCCGGTCCAGCACAAGAGATCACCAACGTCAGCAGCAGACAGTGATGAGGAGGACAGAAAGGCCAGCATATCCATTGAGAGTTGCATTGAGAAGGGATATTCAATTGTTACCATCCAATGCAAGGATCGGAGAAGGCTGATGTTTGATACTGTTTGTACTCTTACAGATATGCAATATGTGATTTTTCATGCTTCCATAGATTCTTATGGAGGCTATGCATACCAA GAGTACTTCATAAGACATGCAGACGGTTGTGCATTGAACACGGAGAGCGAGAAAGATAAAGTCATAAAATGCTTAGAGGCTGCAATAGAACGCAGAGTTTGTGAG GGAGTGCGGTTGGAACTCTGCGCATATAACAGGGTCGGATTGCTGTCTGACATAACACGGGTTCTAAGGGAGAATGGCCTTGCAGTATTAAGAGCAGATGTCGCCACACGAGGAGAGAAGTCGGTTAATGCATTCTACGTGAGGGATATTTCAGGAAACAATGTGGACTTGGACTTCATCAAGTCTATGAAGAGAGAGATGGGTGAGATAGATCTTTCTGTTATGGAAGAGACTACCAATTATCGACCAACCTCAACTGAAAGGCCTAAGTTCTCTATTGGGGAAATGTTGAAGTCTCAGATTGAGCGCTTCTCCCACAGCTTCGTTGCAATTAAGTGA
- the LOC105164563 gene encoding probable glycosyltransferase At5g25310 (The sequence of the model RefSeq protein was modified relative to this genomic sequence to represent the inferred CDS: added 31 bases not found in genome assembly), with product MVMIMKSGADSASAGLLSTFSFLLLSAVFAASIAVVFLLGYFSHKPIHGLPSSFYSPSQPQFQIPTVELLSHTRPAPDQSRAVLSSEFPSKFKPAVTRRAENKLEQGLARARAAILDAASATNPSIIIKNNNILSPAIYWNPSAFYQSYKEMERRFKVYVYQEGELPIVHDGPCKDIYSSEGRFIHEMEHGNNRFKTSNAQAAHVYFMPFSVTWMVKYLYKPNTYNVTPLKAFVSDYVKLISTKHPFWNRTQGADHFMLSCHDWGPKASQGNGLLYNTSIRVLCNANSSEGFDPTKDVSLPEIHLYGGIVNPKLISPPPSNISRPDLAFFAGGIHGPIRPILLKHWRGKDTDLHVYEYLPKDQDYYDSMLRSKFCLCPSGYEVASPRIVEAIYAECIPVILSDHYVLPFSDVLRWEAFSIQVDISEIPRLKEILVAVSEDEYLRLKEGLRAVRRHFLLNQPVKRFDMFHMILHSVWLRRLNLRVG from the exons CTGCTTCTGCTGGACTTCTCTCtactttctcttttcttctacTCTCTGCAGTTTTTGCTGCCTCCATCGCCGTTGTTTTCCTCCTCGgatatttttctcataaacCCATTCATGGACTCCCCTCCTCCTTCTATTCCCCTTCTCAACCACAATTCCAGATACCAACAGTTGAGTTGCTCTCTCATACGCGTCCTGCACCAGATCAATCCAGGGCTGTGCTTTCTTCTGAATTCCCATCCAAATTCAAGCCAGCTGTCACC AGGAGAGCGGAGAACAAATTGGAACAAGGATTAGCTAGAGCAAGAGCAGCAATTCTGGATGCAGCTTCTGCCACAAACCCATCAATAATCATCAAGAATAATAACATTCTTTCCCCAGCAATCTATTGGAACCCCAGTGCATTTTATCA gAGTTACAAGGAAATGGAGAGAAGATTCAAGGTGTATGTATATCAAGAAGGGGAGCTACCAATAGTGCATGACGGACCTTGCAAAGACATATATAGTAGTGAAGGAAGATTCATACATGAGATGGAGCATGGAAACAATAGGTTTAAGACAAGCAATGCACAAGCAGCTCATGTATACTTCATGCCATTTAGCGTTACATGGATGGTCAAGTACCTTTACAAGCCTAATACGTATAATGTCACCCCACTCAAAGCATTTGTGTCTGACTATGTGAAACtcatctccacaaaacacccCTTCTGGAATAGAACTCAAGGAGCTGATCATTTTATGCTTTCTTGCCATGACTGG GGGCCTAAGGCCTCACAAGGAAATGGATTACTCTATAACACATCAATACGTGTCTTGTGCAATGCAAATTCCTCTGAAGGATTTGATCCAACAAAAGACGTGAGCCTGCCTGAAATCCATCTTTATGGTGGCATCGTAAATCCAAAGCTGATTTCTCCTCCGCCGTCCAATATTTCCAGGCCCGACCTTGCATTCTTTGCTGGTGGCATTCATGGCCCCATAAGGCCAATTCTCCTCAAACATTGGAGGGGTAAAGACACTGATCTCCATGTTTACGAATACCTACCTAAAGATCAAGATTATTATGATTCCATGTTACGTTCCAAGTTTTGCTTATGCCCTAGTGGATATGAAGTGGCTAGCCCCAGAATTGTTGAGGCCATTTATGCTGAATGCATCCCTGTGATATTATCTGATCATTACGTCCTGCCATTTAGTGATGTTTTAAGGTGGGAGGCATTCTCAATACAGGTTGATATTTCTGAAATCCCTCGATTGAAAGAGATATTGGTGGCAGTATCAGAAGATGAGTATCTGAGGCTGAAGGAGGGCTTGAGAGCTGTAAGGAGACATTTCCTTCTGAACCAACCAGTTAAGAGATTTGATATGTTTCATATGATCTTGCACTCTGTATGGCTTAGACGATTAAATCTAAGGGTTGGATAA
- the LOC105164564 gene encoding ACT domain-containing protein ACR2 isoform X1 has translation MLFLLLNYSPNNISRMNKVCSPYFDPDFDSLPERIYGPACRVNIDNESSQDSTVVKIDSVNKQGLLLEVVQALTDMNLTISKGYISCDAGWFMDVFHVKDERGNKITDQRVINYIQQDIGSNGITSPKAKALTNLESQANEPKAIEMTGKDRPGLFSEISAVLADLGCNIIEAHAWSHNAHLACVVYISDKSTDTPIDDHRLHAIEDHLTTVLRATSSAATEEHANQQEVKPAGLPKGQLCTTTKVERRLHQLMVSVRDFDVPVQHKRSPTSAADSDEEDRKASISIESCIEKGYSIVTIQCKDRRRLMFDTVCTLTDMQYVIFHASIDSYGGYAYQEYFIRHADGCALNTESEKDKVIKCLEAAIERRVCEGVRLELCAYNRVGLLSDITRVLRENGLAVLRADVATRGEKSVNAFYVRDISGNNVDLDFIKSMKREMGEIDLSVMEETTNYRPTSTERPKFSIGEMLKSQIERFSHSFVAIK, from the exons ATGTTATtcttattgttaaattattcacCAAACAACATTTCCAG AATGAACAAGGTCTGCTCGCCTTACTTTGATCCTGATTTTGATAGCCTTCCGGAGAGAATATATGGCCCAGC TTGTAGAGTTAATATAGACAATGAAAGCTCACAAGATTCCACAGTTGTAAAA ATCGACAGTGTAAACAAGCAGGGGCTTCTCCTGGAAGTGGTGCAAGCACTTACTGATATGAACCTCACCATATCAAAAGGTTACATTTCTTGTGATGCAGGATGGTTCATGGATG TTTTTCATGTTAAAGATGAGCGAGGCAACAAAATTACTGATCAAAGGGTTATCAACTACATACAGCAG GATATTGGTTCCAATGGCATAACCAGTCCCAAGGCAAAGGCCCTAACCAATTTGGAGTCTCAAGCCAATGAGCCTAAAGCAATTGAAATGACAGGAAAGGACAGGCCGGGCCTATTTTCAGAGATATCAGCAGTGCTAGCTGATCTTGGTTGCAACATAATTGAAGCACATGCGTGGAGCCACAATGCACATTTGGCCTGTGTCGTGTACATTTCGGATAAATCAACGGACACCCCAATTGATGATCACCGGCTCCATGCCATTGAGGACCATTTGACCACTGTCCTCCGAGCCACCAGTAGTGCTGCCACAGAAGAACATGCTAACCAGCAAGAAGTTAAGCCAGCAGGCCTTCCTAAGGGGCAATTATGCACCACAACTAAAGTAGAGCGTCGGTTGCACCAACTAATGGTTTCCGTCAGGGACTTTGACGTGCCGGTCCAGCACAAGAGATCACCAACGTCAGCAGCAGACAGTGATGAGGAGGACAGAAAGGCCAGCATATCCATTGAGAGTTGCATTGAGAAGGGATATTCAATTGTTACCATCCAATGCAAGGATCGGAGAAGGCTGATGTTTGATACTGTTTGTACTCTTACAGATATGCAATATGTGATTTTTCATGCTTCCATAGATTCTTATGGAGGCTATGCATACCAA GAGTACTTCATAAGACATGCAGACGGTTGTGCATTGAACACGGAGAGCGAGAAAGATAAAGTCATAAAATGCTTAGAGGCTGCAATAGAACGCAGAGTTTGTGAG GGAGTGCGGTTGGAACTCTGCGCATATAACAGGGTCGGATTGCTGTCTGACATAACACGGGTTCTAAGGGAGAATGGCCTTGCAGTATTAAGAGCAGATGTCGCCACACGAGGAGAGAAGTCGGTTAATGCATTCTACGTGAGGGATATTTCAGGAAACAATGTGGACTTGGACTTCATCAAGTCTATGAAGAGAGAGATGGGTGAGATAGATCTTTCTGTTATGGAAGAGACTACCAATTATCGACCAACCTCAACTGAAAGGCCTAAGTTCTCTATTGGGGAAATGTTGAAGTCTCAGATTGAGCGCTTCTCCCACAGCTTCGTTGCAATTAAGTGA
- the LOC105165025 gene encoding probable glycosyltransferase At5g20260: protein MEKRLKVWVYKEGEPPLFHRAPLKDIYSIEGHMMDELSNHLNPFVASNPDEANAFFLPLSVTNIIRYLYTPRLTYDRNPLQTVVTDYVRLLSTKYPYWNRSAGADHFFVGCHDWAPDVSTADPHLFKNLIRVLCNANSSEGFRPIRDVSLPEINVPPQALGPPDLNQSLLHNINKYRTILAFFAGGPHGHVRRRLFKYWKDKDKDVQVHEYLPKNLNYFELMSRSKFCLCPSGYEVASPRLIESMHAGCVPVIISEGYVLPFSEVLDWRRFSVHIPVRRIAEMKKILEGVGREEYMEKQKEVMEVKKHFVMHRPPQPFDLLNMVLHSVWLRRLNVRLI, encoded by the coding sequence ATGGAGAAGAGGTTGAAGGTGTGGGTGTACAAAGAAGGCGAGCCCCCATTATTCCACAGGGCTCCACTCAAAGACATTTACTCTATTGAAGGCCACATGATGGACGAACTTAGCAACCATCTTAACCCTTTCGTCGCTTCCAACCCTGATGAGGCCAACGCCTTCTTCCTCCCCCTTTCCGTCACCAACATCATCCGCTATCTATACACACCACGCCTCACCTACGACCGCAATCCCCTGCAGACCGTCGTCACCGATTATGTCCGCCTTCTCTCTACTAAGTACCCTTATTGGAACCGCAGCGCCGGAGCTGATCACTTTTTTGTTGGATGCCATGATTGGGCACCAGACGTTTCCACCGCCGACCCTCATCTTTTCAAAAACCTCATCAGAGTGCTGTGCAATGCCAACTCTTCCGAAGGTTTTCGACCCATAAGAGACGTCTCATTGCCGGAAATCAACGTCCCTCCTCAAGCCCTCGGTCCACCCGACCTCAATCAATCACTACTCcacaatatcaataaatatcgCACAATTCTTGCCTTCTTCGCCGGCGGACCTCACGGCCACGTGAGAAGAAGACTTTTCAAGTACTGGAAAGACAAAGACAAGGACGTTCAAGTCCACGAATACCTTCCCAAAAacctaaattattttgaactgATGTCGCGTTCCAAGTTCTGTCTGTGCCCCAGCGGGTACGAGGTAGCAAGTCCGAGATTGATCGAGTCGATGCATGCGGGATGCGTGCCGGTGATCATATCGGAAGGGTACGTGCTGCCATTCAGTGAGGTTCTTGATTGGAGGAGGTTTTCGGTGCATATTCCGGTGAGGAGAATAGCGGAAATGAAGAAGATACTGGAGGGAGTAGGGAGGGAAGAGTATATGGAAAAGCAGAAAGAGGTGATGGAAGTGAAGAAGCATTTTGTGATGCATCGACCGCCTCAACCTTTTGATTTGTTGAATATGGTGCTTCATTCCGTCTGGCTTAGAAGACTCAATGTTAGGCTAATCTAA
- the LOC105164561 gene encoding uncharacterized vacuolar membrane protein YML018C isoform X2, with protein MGWRYKAGLLLIAAVVIIWVTSAEVTQDIFTDYKQPFAVTYLGASLMVIYLPIAFIKDWICNILKRRSRKSNQVIADDACPGLGSPLKYIGGRKVFEIEIQGSLNRKDSEDDFSEHEEGKPLVSKQGDDARHTRPEKAITTKEIATYGFYIAPLWFITEYLSNAALARTSVASTTVLSSTSGLFTLFIGAFLGQDSLNVAKVVAVFVSMAGVAMTTLGKTWAADESQLNTSSKRSLVGDLFGLLSAMTYGLFTVLLKKFSGEEGERVDVQKLFGYIGLFTLVALWWLVWPLTALGIEPKFTVPHSAKVDEVVIANGLVGSVLSDYFWALCVVWTTPLVATLGMSLTIPLAMVADMLIHGRHYSAIYILGSVQVFAGFVIANLSDWLSRSLGL; from the exons ATGGGGTGGAGGTACAAGGCCGGTTTGCTTTTAATTGCTGCTGTCGTCATTATTTGGGTTACCTCGGCAGAGGTTACTCAG GATATTTTCACAGACTATAAGCAACCATTTGCAGTGACATATCTCGGAGCTTCTTTGATGGTGATTTATCTCCCGATAGCATTTATAAAAGATTGGATATGTAATATCCTGAAGAGACGTTCGCGCAAGAGCAATCAAGTTATAGCTGATGATGCATGTCCTGGACTTGGCTCTCCTTTAAAGTACATTGGGGGACGAAAAGTATTCGAAATTGAAATTCAGGGATCCCTGAACAGAAAAGACAGTGAAGATGACTTTTCAGAACATGAAGAGGGAAAGCCTTTAGTTTCTAAACAAGGAGATGATGCTAGGCATACCAGACCTGAAAAAGCAATCACAACCAAAGAAATTGCGACCTATGGATTTTACATTGCCCCTCTTTGGTTTATCACGGAG TATTTATCAAACGCTGCTCTTGCACGTACAAGTGTTGCAAGTACTACAGTCTTATCTTCGACCTCAGGATTGTTTACTCTCTTTATTGGTGCATTTTTGGGCCAAGATTCCTTAAATGTCGCAAAGGTTGTTGCTGTGTTTGTGAGCATGGCTGGTGTTGCCATGACAACCCTGGGAAAAACTTGGGCCGCTGATGAGTCACAATTAAACACCTCTTC CAAACGCTCTCTTGTTGGGGATCTTTTTGGACTTCTATCAGCTATGACATATGGCTTATTTACAG TGCTTCTCAAGAAGTTTTCGGGTGAAGAAGGAGAGAGGGTTGATGTGCAGAAGTTGTTTGGTTATATTGGACTATTTACACTTGTGGCACTTTGGTGGCTTG TATGGCCATTAACAGCTTTGGGTATAGAACCAAAGTTTACAGTTCCTCATTCTGCTAAGGTGGATGAAGTTGTTATTGCCAACGGATTAGTTGGAAGTGTTCTCTCTGACTATTTTTG GGCATTATGTGTTGTGTGGACGACACCACTGGTGGCCACGTTGGGCATGTCCCTCACCATTCCGCTTGCGATGGTGGCTGATATGTTGATTCATGGCCGCCATTACTCTGCCATCTATATACTTGGCTCAGTTCAG GTTTTTGCAGGATTTGTTATAGCCAACCTTTCAGATTGGTTGTCGAGAAGTTTGGGTTTATAG
- the LOC105164561 gene encoding uncharacterized transporter C405.03c isoform X1, whose amino-acid sequence MGWRYKAGLLLIAAVVIIWVTSAEVTQDIFTDYKQPFAVTYLGASLMVIYLPIAFIKDWICNILKRRSRKSNQVIADDACPGLGSPLKYIGGRKVFEIEIQGSLNRKDSEDDFSEHEEGKPLVSKQGDDARHTRPEKAITTKEIATYGFYIAPLWFITEYLSNAALARTSVASTTVLSSTSGLFTLFIGAFLGQDSLNVAKVVAVFVSMAGVAMTTLGKTWAADESQLNTSSSKRSLVGDLFGLLSAMTYGLFTVLLKKFSGEEGERVDVQKLFGYIGLFTLVALWWLVWPLTALGIEPKFTVPHSAKVDEVVIANGLVGSVLSDYFWALCVVWTTPLVATLGMSLTIPLAMVADMLIHGRHYSAIYILGSVQVFAGFVIANLSDWLSRSLGL is encoded by the exons ATGGGGTGGAGGTACAAGGCCGGTTTGCTTTTAATTGCTGCTGTCGTCATTATTTGGGTTACCTCGGCAGAGGTTACTCAG GATATTTTCACAGACTATAAGCAACCATTTGCAGTGACATATCTCGGAGCTTCTTTGATGGTGATTTATCTCCCGATAGCATTTATAAAAGATTGGATATGTAATATCCTGAAGAGACGTTCGCGCAAGAGCAATCAAGTTATAGCTGATGATGCATGTCCTGGACTTGGCTCTCCTTTAAAGTACATTGGGGGACGAAAAGTATTCGAAATTGAAATTCAGGGATCCCTGAACAGAAAAGACAGTGAAGATGACTTTTCAGAACATGAAGAGGGAAAGCCTTTAGTTTCTAAACAAGGAGATGATGCTAGGCATACCAGACCTGAAAAAGCAATCACAACCAAAGAAATTGCGACCTATGGATTTTACATTGCCCCTCTTTGGTTTATCACGGAG TATTTATCAAACGCTGCTCTTGCACGTACAAGTGTTGCAAGTACTACAGTCTTATCTTCGACCTCAGGATTGTTTACTCTCTTTATTGGTGCATTTTTGGGCCAAGATTCCTTAAATGTCGCAAAGGTTGTTGCTGTGTTTGTGAGCATGGCTGGTGTTGCCATGACAACCCTGGGAAAAACTTGGGCCGCTGATGAGTCACAATTAAACACCTCTTC TAGCAAACGCTCTCTTGTTGGGGATCTTTTTGGACTTCTATCAGCTATGACATATGGCTTATTTACAG TGCTTCTCAAGAAGTTTTCGGGTGAAGAAGGAGAGAGGGTTGATGTGCAGAAGTTGTTTGGTTATATTGGACTATTTACACTTGTGGCACTTTGGTGGCTTG TATGGCCATTAACAGCTTTGGGTATAGAACCAAAGTTTACAGTTCCTCATTCTGCTAAGGTGGATGAAGTTGTTATTGCCAACGGATTAGTTGGAAGTGTTCTCTCTGACTATTTTTG GGCATTATGTGTTGTGTGGACGACACCACTGGTGGCCACGTTGGGCATGTCCCTCACCATTCCGCTTGCGATGGTGGCTGATATGTTGATTCATGGCCGCCATTACTCTGCCATCTATATACTTGGCTCAGTTCAG GTTTTTGCAGGATTTGTTATAGCCAACCTTTCAGATTGGTTGTCGAGAAGTTTGGGTTTATAG
- the LOC105164562 gene encoding synaptotagmin-5, which produces MGFVLGWIVGFALGFGLIVGFARFQTTRSKRRCDLAEAIAGLARMSVQDSRKLLPDPYYPSWVVFSHRQKLSCMLNWMNQLLDKIWPYVDEAASEIIRNSVEPILEQYRPAILASLKFSKLTLGTVAPQFTGITVLESSQPKELVMEMELQWDGNPNIVLDIKTRVGVALPIQVKNIGFTGVFRLIFKPLVDEIPCFGAVCYSLREKRNLDFTLKVIGGDISAVPGVSTALEDTIRDAIEDSITWPVRKIVPIIPGDYSYLEVKAVGVLEVKLIEAKELTNKDVIGKSDPFAQIFVRPLRAKTKTSKVIDNDINPIWNEHFAFEVEDELTQHLTVRIYDDEGIQAAELIGCAQIPLCELEPGKIKDVWLKLVKDLHVQRDRKNRGQVHLELLYCPLSTDSIFSSTFDPDFRLTSLEKALKQVTEDVGDSSSTPPPPPPSYTKKDIIFRGVLSVTIMSAENLPATDLMGKSDPFVVLTMRKSEQKCKTRVLNDTLNPVWNQTFDFVVEDGLHELLIMEVYDHDTFGKDKMGRCLLTLTRCILEGEFTESLHIEGTKSGKLNMHLKWTSQTIIKE; this is translated from the exons ATGGGATTCGTATTGGGGTGGATTGTGGGTTTCGCATTAGGCTTTGGATTGATCGTGGGCTTTGCTCGCTTCCAGACTACAAGATCCAAAAGGCGCTGTGATTtg GCAGAAGCAATAGCAGGTTTAGCCAGGATGAGTGTCCAAGATTCCAGGAAACTCCTTCCCGATCCATATTACCCTTCTTGGGTTGTCTTTTCACACAGACAGAAGTTGAGTTGCAT GTTAAATTGGATGAATCAACTTCTTGACAAAATATGGCCTTATGTGGACGAg gcAGCTTCGGAGATAATAAGGAACTCGGTGGAGCCAATTCTTGAACAATATAGACCAGCAATTTTGGCTTCTctgaaattttctaaattgaCTCTAGGGACGGTGGCACCGCAGTTCACAG GAATTACGGTACTTGAAAGTAGTCAACCAAAAGAGCTAGTTATGGAAATGGAGTTGCAGTGGGATGGAAATCCTAACATCGTACTTGATATTAAGACTAGAGTTGGTGTGGCACTACCCATCCAG GTCAAAAATATTGGATTTACTGGGGTTTTCAGGTTGATATTCAAACCATTAGTTGATGAGATTCCATGCTTTGGAGCAGTTTGTTATTCCTTGAGAGAAAAG AGGAATCTTGACTTTACGCTCAAAGTGATTGGTGGAGACATATCAGCGGTTCCTGGAGTATCTACTGCCCTTGAG GATACGATACGAGATGCTATTGAAGATTCTATAACGTGGCCAGTTCGTAAAATTGTGCCCATAATACCAGGAGATTATAG TTACCTAGAGGTAAAGGCAGTTGGAGTTCTGGAGGTGAAGCTGATTGAAGCTAAGGAATTAACAAACAAAGATGTAATTGGCAAGTCGGATCCCTTTGCTCAGATATTTGTCCGCCCTCTGCGTGCCAAAACCAAAACCAGCAAAGTCATT GACAATGACATAAATCCAATCTGGAATGAGCACTTTGCGTTTGAAGTTGAGGATGAATTGACTCAACACTTAACAGTGAGGATTTACGACGATGAAGGAATTCAAGCTGCTGAGTTAATTGGTTGTGCTCAAATACCACTCTGTGAGCTTGAGCCCGGTAAGATTAAGGACGTGTGGTTGAAACTGGTGAAGGATCTGCATGTCCAAAGAGATAGGAAAAATCGCGGCCAA GTGCATTTGGAGCTGTTGTATTGTCCTCTCAGCACTGACAGTATATTTTCGAGTACTTTTGATCCAGACTTCAGATTAACTTCCCTGGAGAAGGCCCTGAAACAAGTAACTGAGGACGTAGGAGATTCCAGCTctactcctcctcctcctcctccttcttATACCAAAAAGGACATTATATTCAGAGGAGTTCTTTCCGTGACAATAATGTCCGCAGAAAACTTGCCAGCAACAGATTTAATGGGAAAATCTGATCCTTTTGTGGTCCTAACAATGAGAAAGTCGGAACAGAAGTGCAAGACCAGG GTCTTAAATGACACCTTGAATCCTGTCTGGAATCAGACATTCGATTTCGTAGTGGAGGATGGGTTGCATGAGTTACTAATCATGGAAGTTTACGATCACGACACATTTGGCAAG GACAAAATGGGAAGATGCTTGTTGACGCTGACGAGGTGTATATTAGAAGGAGAATTTACAGAGAGTTTACATATCGAGGGGACTAAATCAGGAAAGCTGAATATGCATCTCAAGTGGACCTCACAAACCATCATCAAGGAATAA